CATTCGCCCCCTCTGACTTCCACTGCACCGGCATCTGCCATCGCAGCAGGGGCCCGTACCGTGTACACGCACGGTACGGGCCTCTGGCCGTTCCCGATGAAACAGCAGGGGCCTTGATCGCCCCGCGATTTCATCGACGCGACATGTTTCCACACGCATCGCACACGCCTCGCGCAGGCCGTACACGCCTTGACCGCGTTTTCGCCTGCGCCGCTCCCGGCGCTCCCCCAAGGACTCCGCTCCCCGGTCGGTGACACAGCCGCCCCGGGGCCCGCACCACCTCCGCGCAGCCGCACTGCCCGCGTACCCGAACCCCGGTACGGCCGGCAGCAGCGCGCCCGGCCCGGTGGACCGGACACGGCCCCGGCCGCCACGAGTCCCCGCACGGAGTCCCCCGCCGCTCCCGTCGAGCGGCGGACGCAGGTGACCAGGTGACGTGCGGCACGGTTCGACCGCCCACGCCCGGCTCCACATCTCCGGCCCGTTCTTGCGGCCTCCCCACGGCTCACTGCCGGGAGTCCCCCTCGTGACGTGCCCTCCGAGGAAGGTCCTCCCGCCATGACCCGTCCCGTCCGCTCGTCCTTCGCCGGATCCGCCCGCAGCGGCTCCGGTGGCCGCCCGTCCGCCGGCCCGCGCCGCTCCGGGGGCCCCGGCAACCGCCACCGCGGTTCCGTGCAGGGCGAGTTCAGCCTTCCCGAGACCATCACCCCGGCGCTGCCCGCGGTGGAGGCGTTCGAGGCGATGGAGCTCCCGGGCCCACTGCTGGCGACGCTGACCCGTCGAGGGGTGAGCGCGCCGTTCCCGATCCAGGCCGCCACCCTGCCCAACGCGCTGGCCGGGCGCGACGTGCTCGGCCGGGGTCGCACCGGCTCCGGGAAGACCCTGGCCTTCGGCCTGGCACTGCTCTCCCGCACCACCGGGCGGCGCGCGGAGCCCCACCGGCCGCTGGCGCTGGTCCTCGTGCCGACCCGCGAGCTCGCGCAGCAGGTCACCGAGGCGCTGACCCCGTACGCGCACTCCGTGCGGCTGCGACTGGCGACCGTCGTCGGCGGCATGCCGATCAGGCAGCAGGCCTACCAGCTCGGCCGGGGTGCGGAGGTCGTGGTGGCGACCCCGGGCCGCCTGAAGGACCTGGTGGAGCGGGGCGACTGCCGGCTGGACGAGGTGTCGGTGACCGTCCTGGACGAGGCCGACCAGATGGCCGACATGGGCTTCCTTCCGCAGGTCACCGAGCTGCTGGAGCAGGTGGAGGCGGACGGTCAGACGATGCTCTTCTCCGCCACCCTGGACCGCAACGTCGACCGGCTGGTGCGCCGCTTCCTCAAGGACCCGGTGACCCACTCGGTCGACCCCTCCACCGCCACGGTCAGCACGATGGAGCACCACCTGCTGCACGTGCAGCACCACGACAAGAACACCGCGATCGCCCACATCGCCTCCCGTGACGGCGGGGTGATCATGTTCACGGACACCAAGGACTCCGCCGACCGCCTGGTGGAGGAGTTGCTCGCGAGTGGCGTGCGGGCGGCCGCCCTGCACGGCGGGAAGTCCCAGCCGCAGCGCTCGCGCACCCTGGAGCAGTTCCGGTCCGGCCAGGTCACCGCGCTGATCGCGACGAACGTCGCGGCACGCGGCATCCACATCGACGGGCTCGACCTGGTGGTCAACATCGATCCGCCGACCGACCACAAGGACTACCTGCACCGTGGCGGGCGCACCGCGCGGGCCGGCGAGTCCGGCACGGTCGTCACCCTCGTCCTGCCCAAGCAGCGCCGGGGCACGGCCCGCATGATGGCCTCGGCGGGCATCACCCCGCACTCGGTGCAGGTCCGCTCCGGCGACGCCGAGCTCACCCGGATCACCGGCGCGTGCGTGCCCACCGGCGTGCCCGTGACGGTGCCGGACCCGGTGATCGAGCGCCCGCGCCGCCGCCCGTACGCCGGTGCGCGTGGCCAGAGCGGCCGCCCGTCCCGCCCCGCCCGCGCGGGCGCGCAGCCCGTGCGCTCCGGCGCCCCGCGGCGCAGCGGGCCCGGCGCGTGACGCCACCGACCGGCCGTCGCCGCCCACCCGGGTGGCGGCGGCCGGTCGGTGCGAAGATGGCAGGGCGGATATTCGACCTCCGGGCGGTTTCCTGGCCATGCAGCGGTACGAGCACACCGACGGACGGGGCGCGCTGACGGGCGCCCGTCCGGCCCGGCCCGACGAGCGGACCGTCCAGGGCGGTCTGCTGTCCGTGCCGATCGCGACCGCTCTGATCGCGGGCGACGGCCGGATCCTGCACTGGAGCGCCGACGCGCAGGCCCTGCTCGGCTACACGGCCGCCGAGGCCGTCGGGACGCCCGCCGCCGACATCCTGGTGACCGAGGAGCAGCGGCCCGAGGTGATCGAGCTGTTCGACAGCATCCTGCGCGGGCGCGGCTGGTCGGGCGTGTTCCCGGTGCGCCACCGCGAGGGCCACCACGTGAACCTGGAGTTCCGTACCCACCCGATCACCGGTCCGGACGGTCGGCCGCTGGTGCTGGCGGTGGCCTCGGACGTGAGCGCGCTGCGGCGGGTGGAATCCGATCTGGCGGTCCTCGACGGGTTCTTCACCCAGTCCCCCATCGGCATGGCGGTCTACGACCGCGAGCTGCGGTACGTCCGGCTGAACGACGCCCTGGCGCGCGCGAACGGCCTGACCGTGCCCGAGCACCTGGGGCGCAGGGTGACGGACGTGCTGCCGGGGATCAACGGCACGGAGATCGAAGCGGTGATGCGGGAGGTGCTGGGCACCGGCCGCCCGGTGATAGACGCCCGCTCGCACGGCCTCACGCCCGGGGATCCCGACCGCGAGCACGCCTGGTCGGCCTCCTACTTCCGGCTGGAGGAGCCGAGCGGGAACGTGCTCGGCGTCAGCTCGACCATCGTGGACGTGACCGAGCACTTCCGGGCCGAGGAGCTGGCCGCCAGCGCCCAGGAGCGGCTGACCCTGCTGGTGGACGCCGCCGCCTCGATCGGCACCACGCTGGACCTGCGGCAGACCGCGCGGGAGCTGGCGCAGGCCATGGTGCCCCGGGTGGCCGATACCTGCGGGGTGTTCGCGCTGGAGAAGCCGGTGCCGGAGAGCGCGGCCGCGACGCTGGGCAGCACCCTGCCGTTGCGGGTGCGCCGGCTCGCGACGGCCGCCTCGGAGGCCGACTACCCGCTGGAGGACCTGCCGACCGACGCGGTGCTGACGATCCCGCCCGATTCGGCGTACGCACAGGCGCTGGCGAGCGGACTGCCGGTGGTGGCACCCTCCTGGGAGCTGCCGCTGCTGGCGGTGGGGATGGCGCCGGAGCGGTTGCGGACCTACCGGGGCCTGCGTCCGCGGCCGGTGCGGATCGCCCCGTTGGTCGCCCGGGGCGAGGTGCTCGGCATGGTCGTCTACTCGCGGCGCGGGGACCGCGAGTCCTTCGCGGAGGCGGACTTCACGCTCGGTGACGAACTGGCCGGCCGGGCGGCGGTGGCCATCGACAACGCCCTGCTGTACCTGCGCCGCGAGCAGGTGCTGAAGGCCAGGGCGCAGGCGCTGCGGGACGCGAAGGCCGCGCAGGAGCGGCTGGCGGTGGTCAACTCGGCGTCCACCCGGATCGGCACCACGCTCGACCTCGGGCAGACCGCCCGGGAGCTGGCCGAGGTCGCCACTCCCCGGCTCGCGGACGCGGTCGTGGTGGAGGTGCTCGACTCGCTGTTGCACGGGGAGCGCGAGCAGTTCAGCCCGGCCGACCGCTCGGCCTCACTGCGCCGGATGGCCTTCCACGCGACGCCCGGCGCGGGGATCGTGCCGATCGCGTCGATCGGTGACGTCCGGCGGTTCCACCCGAGCACGCCCCGGTCGTGGAGCCTGACGCACCGCCGCGCGGTGCTGGTGCCGCGCCTGGACGACGAGGAGCTGGCCTGGCTCGCCGAGGATCCGGTGCGGGCCGCGGCCGCCCAGGAGCAGGGTGTGCACACCTTCATGGTGGTGCCGCTGATCGCCCGTGGCGCGGCCGTGGGCATCGCCGCGTTCTACCGCACCATCACGGCGCGCCCCTACGACGAGGAGGATCTCGCGCTGGCCCGTGAGCTGACCGCGCGGGCGGCGGTCTCGATCGACAACGCCCTGCTGTACACCCGCGAGCGGGACGCCGCACGGCAGCGCCAGCTCGCCCTGGAGGAGGGCGACGCGGCCCGTCAGCGGCTCGCCCTGCTGAACGAGGCGTCCACCAGGATCGGCACCACGCTGGATCTGCAGCGCACCGCCCAGGAGCTGGTGGACGTGGTGATCCCCCGCTTCGCCGACTTCGTGACGGTCGACCTGCTGGACAGTGTGCTGGAGGGGGACGAACTGACGCCGCCGCCGTCGACCGAGCGGGCGGTACGGCTGCGCGCGGTGGCGGTCGGCGAGCTGGCCTCGGACGGGGTGATGGCCAGGGCCGCCGACCCGGTCGGCCAGTCGTCGACCTCCGCCGAGGTCTACGCCGAGAGCCTGCGCACCGGGCGCTCGATCCTGGTGCCGGAGGTGGACGAGGCGGCGCTGCGCCGGATCGTCGCCTCGCCGGACCGGGTGGAACCGAGTCTGGCGGCCGGCGTGCACTCGTACCTGATGGTGCCGTTGCTGGCGCGCGGTGTGGTGCTGGGCGGCGCCGAGTTCA
The sequence above is drawn from the Kitasatospora sp. NBC_00315 genome and encodes:
- a CDS encoding DEAD/DEAH box helicase: MTRPVRSSFAGSARSGSGGRPSAGPRRSGGPGNRHRGSVQGEFSLPETITPALPAVEAFEAMELPGPLLATLTRRGVSAPFPIQAATLPNALAGRDVLGRGRTGSGKTLAFGLALLSRTTGRRAEPHRPLALVLVPTRELAQQVTEALTPYAHSVRLRLATVVGGMPIRQQAYQLGRGAEVVVATPGRLKDLVERGDCRLDEVSVTVLDEADQMADMGFLPQVTELLEQVEADGQTMLFSATLDRNVDRLVRRFLKDPVTHSVDPSTATVSTMEHHLLHVQHHDKNTAIAHIASRDGGVIMFTDTKDSADRLVEELLASGVRAAALHGGKSQPQRSRTLEQFRSGQVTALIATNVAARGIHIDGLDLVVNIDPPTDHKDYLHRGGRTARAGESGTVVTLVLPKQRRGTARMMASAGITPHSVQVRSGDAELTRITGACVPTGVPVTVPDPVIERPRRRPYAGARGQSGRPSRPARAGAQPVRSGAPRRSGPGA
- a CDS encoding SpoIIE family protein phosphatase translates to MQRYEHTDGRGALTGARPARPDERTVQGGLLSVPIATALIAGDGRILHWSADAQALLGYTAAEAVGTPAADILVTEEQRPEVIELFDSILRGRGWSGVFPVRHREGHHVNLEFRTHPITGPDGRPLVLAVASDVSALRRVESDLAVLDGFFTQSPIGMAVYDRELRYVRLNDALARANGLTVPEHLGRRVTDVLPGINGTEIEAVMREVLGTGRPVIDARSHGLTPGDPDREHAWSASYFRLEEPSGNVLGVSSTIVDVTEHFRAEELAASAQERLTLLVDAAASIGTTLDLRQTARELAQAMVPRVADTCGVFALEKPVPESAAATLGSTLPLRVRRLATAASEADYPLEDLPTDAVLTIPPDSAYAQALASGLPVVAPSWELPLLAVGMAPERLRTYRGLRPRPVRIAPLVARGEVLGMVVYSRRGDRESFAEADFTLGDELAGRAAVAIDNALLYLRREQVLKARAQALRDAKAAQERLAVVNSASTRIGTTLDLGQTARELAEVATPRLADAVVVEVLDSLLHGEREQFSPADRSASLRRMAFHATPGAGIVPIASIGDVRRFHPSTPRSWSLTHRRAVLVPRLDDEELAWLAEDPVRAAAAQEQGVHTFMVVPLIARGAAVGIAAFYRTITARPYDEEDLALARELTARAAVSIDNALLYTRERDAARQRQLALEEGDAARQRLALLNEASTRIGTTLDLQRTAQELVDVVIPRFADFVTVDLLDSVLEGDELTPPPSTERAVRLRAVAVGELASDGVMARAADPVGQSSTSAEVYAESLRTGRSILVPEVDEAALRRIVASPDRVEPSLAAGVHSYLMVPLLARGVVLGGAEFIRTRNPEPFTPADVSLAEELVARAAVCIDNARLYRRERDTALTLQRSLLPQEVHHTVGLEIAYRYLPSSVSSEVGGDWFDVVPLSCGRVALVVGDVMGHGIRAAATMGQLRTVARTLITLDMDPARVLRRLDEATAAIGEGQFATGVCLVYDPVDRTCTAANAGHLPPVLATPDGSARLIPLPPGAPLGVGGVPFETVEFTLPQDAILVLYTDGLVERRRRDLDEGIELLRRTMTGRTFSLERTCDAVLTALDAPASEDDIAVIMARCRPVGADRIATLALTGDHALVRHARRFARRTLTTWGLAGLVDLTELLTSELITNALLHAGSPTQLRIFRNRYLTVEVADLDAREPRPRRAGEGDEGGRGMTLVDELAHRWGSRSTGHGKVVWFEVDLPGAGGEDD